One Punica granatum isolate Tunisia-2019 chromosome 3, ASM765513v2, whole genome shotgun sequence genomic window carries:
- the LOC116201452 gene encoding protein RETICULATA, chloroplastic-like, with the protein MSAYSPNLQLPGLLPNLSTDASSSTKLELKLKLLCSLRGPNFSAVPLRLSAVTTRRCRQLVLASCAGSDSRGYLIEEPRVIDIAAELRIDGGGGGGDDKNVGGGGGGEGGGDGEEEEFGPIMKYADVMRETEARGAKLPADMLEAAKTTGLPKVILERYLDLQGLAWPLGFLMKHFAMLRNRMLADPSFLFKVGTEIVIDSCCATFAEVQKRGKDFWAEFELYVADLLVGLVVNVALVGMLAPYARVGKRSVSGAGFLGRIQHAYNSLPSSVFEAERPGCSFSVKQRIGTYFFKGVLYGSVGFGCGLIGQGIANLIMNAKRSINKSEDDIPVPPLMQSAALWGVFLAVSSNTRYQIINGLERLVEASPLAKNVPPVAMAFTVGVRFANNVYGGMQFVDWARWSGVQ; encoded by the exons ATGTCTGCTTACTCGCCCAATCTGCAGCTCCCTGGCCTTCTCCCCAATCTATCGACGGACGCTTCCTCGTCGACCAAGCTCGAGCTCAAGCTCAAGCTCCTATGCTCACTCAGGGGCCCCAACTTTTCCGCAGTGCCGCTCCGGCTCTCCGCCGTCACGACTCGCCGCTGCCGCCAGCTCGTCCTCGCCAGCTGCGCCGGGTCAGACTCCAGGGGTTATCTGATTGAGGAGCCTAGGGTTATAGACATCGCCGCCGAGCTGAGGATCGACggaggcggcggcggcggagaCGACAAGAATGTCGGGGGAGGAGGCGGTGGGGAAGGCGGCGGTGATGGTGAGGAGGAGGAGTTTGGGCCCATCATGAAGTATGCGGATGTAATGAGGGAGACGGAGGCGCGTGGGGCTAAGCTACCGGCGGACATGTTGGAAGCTGCGAAGACCACCGGGCTTCCCAAAGTTATTCTCGAGCGATATTTGGACTTGCAG GGCTTGGCGTGGCCGCTCGGTTTTCTGATGAAGCACTTTGCGATGCTTCGGAACCGAATGCTAGCTGATCcctctttccttttcaaaGTCGGAACAGAG ATAGTCATTGATTCCTGCTGTGCAACGTTTGCCGAAGtccagaaaaggggaaaagatTTCTGGGCAGAGTTCGAGTTGTACGTCGCAGATTTGCTGGTCGGTTTGGTCGTTAACGTTGCATTGGTGGGCATGTTAGCTCCGTATGCTCGTGTAGGGAAACGATCAGTATCAGGCGCAGGCTTTCTTGGACGCATTCAGCATGCTTATAATTCTCTTCCCAGCAG TGTTTTTGAAGCTGAAAGGCCAGGCTGTAGCTTCTCGGTGAAGCAGCGGATAGGAACATATTTCTTTAAG GGTGTATTGTATGGATCGGTTGGGTTTGGATGCGGTCTCATTGGTCAAGGCATTGCAAATCTGATTATGAATGCAAAGAG GAGCATTAATAAATCTGAGGACGACATACCGGTGCCACCTCTCATGCAAAGTGCCGCACTATGGG GTGTGTTTCTCGCAGTTTCTTCCAACACCAGGTATCAGATAATCAATGGCCTCGAACGGTTGGTCGAGGCCTCACCTTTGGCCAAGAATGTCCCGCCCGTTGCTATGGCTTTCACCGTAGGGGTCCGCTTTGCTAACAATGTCTATGGAGGCATGCAGTTTGTCGACTGGGCTAGATGGAGTGGGGTCCAATAG